AGCCCGGGCTGTCGGCATATCAGCCTTTCGTTCCCATGTATCGGTTTTAGGGTCGTACATTTCCACTGTTGCAATGGATGTGTCGCCAAACTTGTCAACTTCGCCGCCTATTGCGAATACTTTTCCGTCCACAACACACGTCCCAAATTGAAATCGGGCTGTTGGCATGTTTGTTCTCGGCATCCACTGTTTGGCAGCATTTTCCTGTGTGACAGATACCGAGGTTACATTAGAAACTTGGGTGCCAGCACGGCTGGTTTCACTCGGACTGGTATCCCGTCCGACCTGATTTCGCATAGCGGGTTCCGCTGCTATATCAAGGAGAATAGGGGAATCGACAATTTCAATTGTCGGTTCAGATTGTGCCTCAAAACTATACGGCTTCTGGAAACGGACAAGGTATTGGTTGCTCGCGCCGAGCATCAAGGCAACCAAAACCGCAACTGTCCCCAAAGCCACCCATGGGAGAAACGGTTTAGCAGCAGGAGACGGTGTGGGGACCATGTCAGCGACTTGTCGCATGACGTTCTCGCCTAAACTCGCCGGTATTTGCACACCACCGAAAACTTCTTGGATCATCAGTTCCTCGTCCTCTTGCAAACGCTTGCGTCCGCGACGAAGTCTACTTTTAATTGTATCCACCGATACCCCTAAAAATTTCCCAATCTCTCTGGTCGTCATTTCACCGAGATAGTAGAGGGTAACCACCGTGCGTTCACTCTCTGGGAGTTTTGCAAGCAGTTTTTTGACGAGTTCACGGCGACGCTCGGTGCATTCTGTTTCTCGCGCTTCTGATACGTGATGTGTATAAGAGGTTCTCTCGATTTCTTCCACAGGTGTGTCCTCCAGCGATTGCGTTATGAGCCTTCTCTTCCGGCTCCAATCAATGCAAAGCCGATCTGCGATGACATACAGCCATCCAGCAAACTGATTGTGATTCTTGAGCGTTGAGAGTTTTTTGTATGCTTGAAGGAAGGTATCTTGGGTAATATCTTCAGCAGTGTGAAAATCCCCGATCTTTCGCCATACGAGCGCGTGAACGCTTTTCTGGTGTCTTTGGAGCAAGATACCAAATGCCGTATCGTCTCCCGATAAGGTTCTCTGAATCAGTTGAACATCGTCTTCTCTCTCCACGAGATTCCTCCTGATGAAAAGATGGCGTTGCGTTCTATTTATTACGGTAAAACCTATAAATTACATCTTCAATGGGTTTCTTTTTATATTGCACATTTCCCCTTCAGTTTACTATAGTTTGGACAATTTTCACAGGTTTTCATGACTATAAATTGTCCAAACTTTAGTTCAGTTTAAAAGATCGTAGAGCATATCATCCGGAAGGGTAATACGGATGAAAACACCAACTTAGTAAGAACTTTTAACTTCTGCCCACCGCGTCGCCAATTTGCCAGCGGGTTCAACGGGAAGTCCTTTGAACTTCAGGTTGTAGTCCAAATCCGCGTCAATACCGGCGAACATGCTCCAACCACCGCCGCGCTCACAGACCTTAACCATGAAAACGTTATCGCCTTTTTTCAAGTCCACGTCAAATGTGTCCTGAAAATCACCAGCACCGCGGTTGACAGCGTTTTTCCAGACCTCTTTGCCGTTCATCCAGACCTTAACCGAATCATCGCTACCGACCTTGGCTTCAACGCCTTTCTTCGTAACCTTTGATACAGCGTTGATCACGGCGTAGGAACAGTGGTCATTGACATCGCCACCGGGACCCAACTTAATCTTTACGAGCGTGTCATTGATGTTGTTGCCCCCGACTGGCGTGATTTCTCCCTCGGTCCATTTGTAATTTTCGGCAAACTTGACCTTCAGGACATTCTTTGTAATGCCTTCTTTGGCAACGTCTTCCTCGGTCAGTTTACCCTTCGTTGCGTCCTTGATACCGTCGACATCCGTTACGGCGGCACCACCTCCACCGGCGGGACTTTCGGTAATCATCCAATACCAAGGACCTTCGATCTTATCTACGGCAGCGGCAAATTGTGCCGTCAGAAGAAATCCGATCGCACATACTGCCAAAAGTACATATCTGCTTTTCATTTTTCGTTTAACCTCCTTATATTCAACCAACCAGATAAAGTTTCAATGAATATTTTAGACATTTCGCCATCCATAGGGACGCAAATGCACCATGCTCACTGGCGCAGGGACATCCCCACCCGTTACTGGAGAGAGGAAACTGGTAACCTCGCTACCTCTCCAATGTACAGTTAATTGTGGACTTTACCACATAAAAGACTGAATCTAATATCAAGTCTTGTAAAATTAAGCAATGCGATACGCTTTACGCTCTCTATAATTAAAGACGAATTTTGAGGCTGAAAAGGTGCAGCATCGGAAAAAAATCGCGAACAATCTCATGAACATTTGTGAACATCTTTAGAAAAGGCACCACTGCTCAGATAAATACGGCAACGAACACACTAATTAACACGGTTCACAGCACATCACGACACAAACATAAAAAACTGATTGCTGACGGCTGAAAACCGAATGTGTTACACTGGCAAAACCATTTCAAATCCGTTTGACATTTTCCGTCGCTTTACGGTATAATACAGCCATGGCACAAGATTATGATAACATGGGCAAAAGTTTATGGAGAGACCACGCCGCCGACCTTTCAAAATTCGTACTTGACGAGGACGATGTTGAAGTCCTTGAGGACCTTGAGACTGAACAACAGACGGTTATCGCCCGGCAGACCGACATTACAAAGCGCGTCCGTGTCAACAATCAAAAGGTAATCCTACACGTCGAATTGCAACTCCGAGATAGCACCGATATACCGATGTGGGCACGGAACGCGCAATATCAAGGATACCTCGTCGGCAAATACCAGATGCCTGTCTATTCCAACGTTATCTATTTCCATCCGAGAGCCGGAAGGAATGATCCAGGGGGTTACGCCTATAGCCAGAACAGTTACGAACACGCCAATCGCTATAAGGTCATACGGCTCATTGAAATAGAGGGACAAGCGATTTTAGAAAGGCAGGCACCCGGCCTGCTTCCGTTTACACCGTTGATGCAACCGCCTGCAGGGATGGACCTTGAACGCTGGGTCCAAGAGTGTGTTAACATGACAATGGCAACATCGGTCAATCAGAAAACCCAGGCAGATCTGCTTTACGGAATCTACCTCTTCGGCAGTGTAGTCATTGATGCTACGCTGTTTGAACAATTTATACCGGAGGAACTTATGCGAGAATCTGAAGGTTACCAACGCCAACGCGAAAGAATTCTCAGAGAAAATACCATCGAAAATACTCTGGCTTTGCTTAAAAAGCGCTTCCATACAGAGCAGGTAAGTGCCTTGACACCTGCCCTTCAGAACATTAATGATTTGGAACGTCTTCAACAGTTGCTAGTCGCAGTACCCGAGATGCAAAACCTTGAAGACTTCGCGCAAATGCTGCACGAATAGCAGTTAGGAAGGCGTTAGAAACAGGGGCCGCGCCTATTAACACCCTAACAGTACAGGAGAACATCATGTTTGAAGAAATGGAGATATTGAACAAAAACCTGCAAAAATGTAGAGTCAGCAAAAGACGCATTACTCACACATGGACACCCCTCAACCCTGCCCCACTATTGGGCACGCCGTCCGTTCGCTGCCTGCCGCGCCGTTATCTTCGCCAGCATGGTGGACAATCCCTCCGAATGCAAAGACGAATTCCCAACCGAATCTAATTGAATAACTTTCATAACTATACGCATTAGGACTTACGCATGCTGCTCTTTTGTAGCATAGGCTGTTGGTTTCCTGTGCCAAGAGAACATCTGCGTTTTTTCCAAGTACCCCACTTAACAGTGTCTGCTAAAATCAAAATTGCGTAAGTCCTAACGCATTATGGAAGTTAACAAATAGTATATCTATAATTCACATCTTCAGATTATTTGCCTTCAGAATTGCTAACACCTTCGACTTCTATCACCTTAAAAGGACGCTGTTACCTATCGAATTCACCACAGAAATTTGACCGATTTAACGGCCATGAAATTTTTTCAAAATCGCTTTCCAACCCTCTCGCAGCTTAGGTTTTCGGTCAATTTTGACAGATCCGAAAAATTCTGTGGTTTTCTGTGGTAACTGATGTTTCGTTGTTTTCACCACTACGTTCATAAAGCCGATCAGACGTTTTCGGTGTGGTGTAAGAAATGTCCTAAATCTTCCTTACCAGTAGACTGCTAAAGACGACCTATTATGAAAACCATCGAAATAGAAATGGTATAAAGATAATTGCCTTGACAGCAAAACCCAAACAGGTTAATATTATCAGAACCAATACGAGATTTTAAAGAAACTTAATTGTTACGAGGACAGTTGAGGTTCATCGTAAACAAGCTTTTGACAACAGAAAAAGTCGAGCAGAACCCAACTGTTAAAAATATGAAGACTTATCGCGTTGCTATATTAGGGTGTCGGAGCCGCGGCACCTCGGCAGCAAAAGCGTATTACGCGCATCCGCGTACCGAAATCGTGGCACTCTGCGATCTCGTCCAAGAGCGGTTAGAGACGCTCGGTAACATCGTCAACGTCTCAACACATTTCACCGATTTAGACGAGATGATTCGGCAGACAACTCCCGATATCGTCGCAATTCCCACAGCAACAGAGGCGCACTATCCGCTCTGCATGCGTGTCCTTGAACACGGCGTGAACATTGAGGTAGAGAAACCGCTCTGTATCGACCTCGCTCAAGCGGACGAGGTGCTGGCGAAAGCGAAAGAGAAAAACGCTCGCGTCGCCGTACATCATCAACGCCGCACGAGTCCATCAATGCATGCAGTCGCGAAAGCCTTAGATGAAGGAAAAATCGGCGACCTACGCTACATCTACGCCAGTGGCAAGGGCTACTACGCAGGTTACGGGTTAATGAACATCGGAACGCACGTCGTCAACAACATGCTCCGTTTCGGTGGAAAGTGCCGAAGCGTCGTAGCACAAGCGACGACAGGTGGACGCGCGCTTATACATGACGACGTACTCCCCTCACCGGCTGGCATGGGCACAGTCGCAGGTGAATACGCCACCGCTACGCTTCAATTCGACGGAAATGTCACCGGCACACTCATTCAGCACAGATTTCCCAAGGTAGATACCGATGCTTACATGATGGAACTCTACGGCACCGAAGGTAGACTCATCTGGTCGGAATTGAAAGGTTCCTGGTGGTTACCTACACCGCATTTCGTTCCCGATGGAATACACGACCAGTGGGAAGCACTCCCATCTATCTATCCAGAACATTTTGACCGGGAAAAGGGCGCAGACGCTGACGATTACTGCTTCGTTGACGAATATGTGAACGCACTCGACGAAGACCGAGAACACGAATCTAACGGCGAAGAGGGTCGCCATGTCATTGAGATTTTGATGGCAATCTTCGAGTCTGCTGCTTACGGTACACGTGTCGAGCTGCCTCAGAAAAACCGCGAGCATCCGTTGCTGCGGTGGCGTACCGAAGCCGGTTTAGGCGAAATCAAGGATATGCCTCGTGATTACGGCAATTGGCTGTCACTGGAAGACGAACGTTTGTATGAATAGTTATCGGTCCACTTGTTACGGCACGTCGGAGCGTGCCTACTACTTTTAAGGATAAAACTATGCCGAACCCAACGACAAATGCTGACAACCTATCACCGATCCCACTCACGGAAGAACAACGTTTTCTTTTTGATACCCGCGGGTGGCTCCTGTTTCCAGGCGTACTCGGCGAAACCGAAGTTAAAGAGATGCGCGAGTTCTGCTATCAACTCAAACAGGAACCCGAATCAATCTCTGAACATCACCGCTCTTCTATTGGCGGCCCCCTTGAGACACTGACCGATCATCCGGTTGTGCTTGGATTCATGGACGAATTTCTGACATCGGGCTATGCCAACGAAAACTGCTACGGCTTCCGATTGGAAAGCACGTTCCTAACCATCCGAGCAAACGGGCACGACAACTTCCAACCGCACGGTGGGCGCGGGATGCTCAACTTCCCCGGCAACTCACATACGTACCATTTGCACCACGACAAAGCACATAGCGGTTTGACGCGCGTCGTCTGGGAACTCAATCCGGTCAAGGAAGGTGGCGGGGGAACGATGTTCCTTACCGGTAGCCATAAAGGGGCATTTCCTGCTCCGAAGTCAACGGCGGATCGCAATTCGCCGCTGTGGGAGGATTACACCTGTCCTGCTGGCTCCATGCTGGTTTTTACAGAGGCAATCACACACACAGGGGCGAAGTGGACAGATGAAGCAGTCGATCGGATTGCGATTTTCCAATGCTACAATACGGTTGGCAACAAGTGGCACAAGTGGGACCCACACCCGAAACACCTTGAAGAGATGCCGTTCAAACGTCAAACGCTCTTCCGTCCCGTCCACTGTCAGGATAATACGCCAACCTTAGAGGCGGTATAGTAATGGAATGGTTCGTAGTGAGTGTGTTTGTGGCGTTTCTCCTTACGCTTGGTATAGTTGCACGAACCGCCACCAAAGATTAAACCTACTGATAAACAGATCGGGAAATTCAGGGTTCACGTAGTTTTCGCGAACCACTATGCGTAATTTTTCGCCTACAGGCGCAATAGCCCGTGTGATTAACAAAAAAGTTGTGAGGCAGCTTTTCAAACCTGTCCTTTTTACAGAAAAGAAAAGTGCTGCTCATCAGAAACTACAAATTAAGGATAGAGAATGAAGATTACCAAAGTTAAATCTTTTGCTTCAGCGGACGGCTATTTTTTTGTGAAAGTCGAAACCGATGCTGGTATCTACGGTGTCGGTGAGGGCGGACTCCGCCGCCGTGCGCTCGCTTTAGCCGAAGTTGTTCGCTCATTTGAACCGTTCCTCATCGGCGCAGATCCGTTCCGAATTGAATACTTGTGGCAGGTGATGTTTCGTGGCGGCTTTTTCCCCGGAGGAGTCGTTCAATCCGCAGC
The nucleotide sequence above comes from Candidatus Poribacteria bacterium. Encoded proteins:
- a CDS encoding sigma-70 family RNA polymerase sigma factor, with translation MEREDDVQLIQRTLSGDDTAFGILLQRHQKSVHALVWRKIGDFHTAEDITQDTFLQAYKKLSTLKNHNQFAGWLYVIADRLCIDWSRKRRLITQSLEDTPVEEIERTSYTHHVSEARETECTERRRELVKKLLAKLPESERTVVTLYYLGEMTTREIGKFLGVSVDTIKSRLRRGRKRLQEDEELMIQEVFGGVQIPASLGENVMRQVADMVPTPSPAAKPFLPWVALGTVAVLVALMLGASNQYLVRFQKPYSFEAQSEPTIEIVDSPILLDIAAEPAMRNQVGRDTSPSETSRAGTQVSNVTSVSVTQENAAKQWMPRTNMPTARFQFGTCVVDGKVFAIGGEVDKFGDTSIATVEMYDPKTDTWERKADMPTARAGMSTLVVDGKIYAIGGGQGKKHRLRRGWGHSGKLLPTIEMYDPVTDTWTQKADMPVPRSSNSTCIMDGKIYIIGGVAANRKQWRLDNVDIYDPATDTWTEAKSMNHARGGASVSVVNGKIYVMGGVGWPQIPNHPGPFLSSVEVFNPETNHWKEVAEMPTPKGFHTASVIDGKIYVIGGGFRGDDQFKYLSTVEVYDPKTDRWTQEPDMPIGKWGHRAEVINENIYIFGGSSAVFRPLTMIEVYGIGEVSQSVDPTGKLVQTWKTTKNSNH
- a CDS encoding Gfo/Idh/MocA family oxidoreductase; amino-acid sequence: MTTEKVEQNPTVKNMKTYRVAILGCRSRGTSAAKAYYAHPRTEIVALCDLVQERLETLGNIVNVSTHFTDLDEMIRQTTPDIVAIPTATEAHYPLCMRVLEHGVNIEVEKPLCIDLAQADEVLAKAKEKNARVAVHHQRRTSPSMHAVAKALDEGKIGDLRYIYASGKGYYAGYGLMNIGTHVVNNMLRFGGKCRSVVAQATTGGRALIHDDVLPSPAGMGTVAGEYATATLQFDGNVTGTLIQHRFPKVDTDAYMMELYGTEGRLIWSELKGSWWLPTPHFVPDGIHDQWEALPSIYPEHFDREKGADADDYCFVDEYVNALDEDREHESNGEEGRHVIEILMAIFESAAYGTRVELPQKNREHPLLRWRTEAGLGEIKDMPRDYGNWLSLEDERLYE